Within Candidatus Polarisedimenticolia bacterium, the genomic segment TGCGGTTCCCGCCCAATGCAAACTGTCGGGGGAGCCAGGTGCGGCACCGGATTGCTGCGCCATCGGCCTCGGGGTCCCCGCTGTGATTTACATTGAATCGACGGAGACCAGCCCGAATTGCGGCTTCAAGATCACCAAGACCGGGCTTGGAACTTTCGAGATCGACGACGACGTTCCTTGTCAACTCAATTCCCTGTTTACGTTCACCACCGGTGGAAATGTCGTCGGGGTGGACCTTCAGCCGCAATATCTCGTCCAGATCAGCCGGACATGCACCGCGGGAACCAACAGCGGCAACGCCTGTGTCTCGAACGTCGACTGCCCAGGCGGCGGCACGTGCCCCAATGGAATCGTGACGTTCACGCTCGACCCCATTACCGGCTCGAATCAGGTTTTCACGGTCGACACGACGGGGAAGAATGACGATACGATCGCCGACGAGGTCACCACCAAGATGTTGGCGACCGGTTTGGGGCTCGACGCGCAGACCGATCGCAATGCGCGCTTCTCTCAAAACGATGAGATTTCAAGGATAGATCCCATCGCGAAGGCCGATAAGAAGGCCCGTTTCGCCCCGGGCTCCCGCTCGCGCGTCGCCAACGCGAAGAGCAAGCTCGTCTCGGTCAGGGTGTCGGGGCCGCTGAACATGGGGATTGTGGC encodes:
- a CDS encoding IPTL-CTERM sorting domain-containing protein, whose translation is MSKLLLLSVLSLLISTNLRAASNELPDSALGCGPVTNLSNFPTPPAFRQLFSAVRFTKAGKDFYFTPVTSLAAGFGGEVKEAPCDTGEALATQAVNNYCRKAFLLDCPNANGSGPCADNELTTNPLDPQFLFSKHKFRVSTGPGRSTVGAVPAQCKLSGEPGAAPDCCAIGLGVPAVIYIESTETSPNCGFKITKTGLGTFEIDDDVPCQLNSLFTFTTGGNVVGVDLQPQYLVQISRTCTAGTNSGNACVSNVDCPGGGTCPNGIVTFTLDPITGSNQVFTVDTTGKNDDTIADEVTTKMLATGLGLDAQTDRNARFSQNDEISRIDPIAKADKKARFAPGSRSRVANAKSKLVSVRVSGPLNMGIVAETSDFDLGIPTLNQWGMALVVILLLASSYWLLRRRRLSRE